In Kordia antarctica, the following proteins share a genomic window:
- a CDS encoding non-ribosomal peptide synthetase codes for MNRIEHKIITDYWLKKMRMYEQKDHVDLVAHASYSIAIGKDEIPYFSKLTNEKEIVEFTVLLTIFGILLKRHFDECHLVFSKLQQEQNSEVLFVLDTIQKESFKSYLNSIKKEVQETYKHALYNKKHVETLLRVEKIEDYSSFGFMYSHQNQPKKYQLPFQFSICKKENSYQLTLAYNEDFIEQHVAENFVNIFKLWLVNLEDHISQNIAEIPILTAGVKDKLLFEFNDVNENHGGSPTIIDLFEKQVAKTPKAIALTYQDKEFSYEDIEKHANQFARYLIEVKGIKSNDFVGVKLERTEHLVIAILSVLKAGATYVPIDVNYPEERITYIENDSNCVFVIDAEKLLEFSEIKNNYLNTKVAINTIANDLAYIIYTSGTTGNPKGVMITHSNAVQMIFWAQNEFDLAIFDVVFAATSHCFDLSVFEMFYTLSVGKKIRVLKDALAIAEYLPKEEKILLNTVPSAMRTIIDGGSDLNNVVVINLAGEPFPLDIASKLTKTNIIVKNLYGPSEDTTYSTAYTLQNKPYKTIPIGKPITNTQAYILDENLKLLPIGVIGKLYLAGAGITKGYLNRPELTDEKYIQNPFATETRMYDTGDLARWCPDGNIEFFGRKDHQVKLRGYRIELGEIENDILQFSEEMLGAVAAVKTVKNVQVLVGYYASLINIDKSKLRDYLAEKLPAYMIPTYFMRLKEIPLTPNGKVNRKALPDVSLTGIIKKEFVAPRNTVEEELVTIWQEVIGVSQIGIKDNFFELGGHSLMIAQIINRISKEMCMNVRYKTFHTHPTIEGISNALEEEQYTAIETFNLEKYPVTASQHRLWMLSQLEGGIDAYNITGALRLKGTLHIENFEKAFNLVIDRHEILRTYFDTDSEGTLRQYSIPTEDFNFKISFKDVSNSENALQKANQYIDHQITQGFSLSKAPLISASLVKIENNDVIFFIAMHHIISDGWSLEIFTSEVLQNYEKLQANTDIITEKLRIQFKDYAVWLDKNDTSEAFKNAKTYWMKQFEGELPILQLPSYTKRPTTKTYAGNYIEESFSENTLVQLKNFSQKHQVTLFMTLMAAVKTLLSRYSNQQDIIVGTPIAGRAHPDLENQLGLYLNTLAIRTSFEEDSTFSDLLNKEKQLLLDAYNYQNYPFDQLIEQLQLKRDTSRSPLFDVMVVLQNQQQSGLNTINDIENLSVATHEITRNTAQFDIAFTFSENDRLQLGIQYNTDIYDENFIKHIFIHLENIFNQITATPEITLSSIDLTSDAEKEVLLHVFNATDNIILDEVTVLDLFKEQVLKSPNALAIQCEGRKITYAELDAKSNELANYILQKINIAPKTFVAIQLERTEKLIIAELAILKTGAAYVPIDMEYPQNRVDYILKDSNAKLNVNNQFLIDFEKTKKDANPIQNSIFNEQLAYLIYTSGSTGKPKGVMISHKSLLNLCFWHQRTHNVTSKSNATLFAGIGFDASVLEIYPYLISGATLFPIQKDEIRFDISKLAAFFKENTITHAYVPTRVCQDLIEQEIEELHTNIFTGGEALSYSKPTSLRVFNYYGPTESTVVATYYNCQEKEVENIPIGKPVDNTKIYILTKENSLQPLGIIGELCISGEGLAQGYLNSPELTAEKFVPHPIEKGKRLYKTGDLARWLPNGNIEFAGRKDTQIKIRGFRIELGEIEQSIRNYAKTISQVLVIAKDIQGEKRLIAYYISSQAIESENLIKYLKEEIPSYMIPQYFKQLESIPLTANGKVAVKKLPEISSEDGILKAYVAPTNDIEKSIAAIWEKLLGQEKIGVDNDFFELGGHSLLLTKLLNAYHKTFNVALQLKDVYVHTKLKQHATLISGFEKTQYQEIPKLATQELYELSPTQMRYWMIHKIRGKSREFNIFTTFNLPENFDITLFNEAFNEVLKRHEILRTVYVESIGKASQKIISHQLEKIPTYATSNIAKEQVFHHEFDLESYPLFKTGIVTENGASQLFFNIHHSICDGWSMNIIVNDVMEIYHAKKSNTKPNISELSIQYKDYAAWQNSTMLSTQFEQQANYWKTKLNGDLPYLQLPYDFNTKVKTANTKAAYHTIAIDEKLKQKIEKLATKHNTSVFTIFVATLKIVLNRLTSENDIIIGIPAANRTHEQLKDVVGCFLNTLMLRDTIDKTGTFSSFLQNVNTTVIDALGNQNYSFEQLLEELHIPKDYSRFPISSVFLNMLDFEAKTLDTITNFESEQGEIEASPKFDFECYIKTFQNGFTIRSVYNSEYFKKETIVYWMNELVTTLTQVVENPATIINAIDIFNTPILSEPTVRPTNNFTFFEATEVTQNIAARFENQVEKYPNNIAVHCKDKNISYRSLNNYANQLAQHILTNVTNKTKRIALLLGHDERCVIGMLGVLKSGYGYVPIDINNPTNRIEYILQDSDCNVIICSDDTQEKALQLQAIQPELRILTLSKNQEEVATANLNKSIAPQTEAYVLYTSGSTGMPKGVLQIQKNVLHYIRVYTNEVHISENDKLSVFSTYTFDASVKDIYGAILNGATVCIYDIIENGLQQLPTWLALQKVTIIHMVPTLYRHFIKSLPKEEKIHTVRLLDLGGEACYKSDVELFKEYFPKDAFLINDYGPTEATIVSQKFVTNNTEITRNNLSLGKPVTETEVFIWDEANHELGIYQEGEIVFKSEYLSLGYLNKEEQTKKVFLASADGKSRIYKSGDIGRKLPNGEIEFLNRRDSQVKLNGQRIELSEIEYQLEQLENIKQVVVLVNTINETEYLTAYVQTVQTITITAEDIKRLLNEQLPNYMIPSIFMFMDEFPLTRTGKISRKELPLPELSNLKTKEYIAPENETEQTIVNIIAEALSIPSKEIGIHDSFFELGATSIKILELTNLVNQKLETKLRPIDFFQSPSVHAITNKIIHNDSNIVDKVEEDLSEKVDELLDLI; via the coding sequence ATGAATAGAATAGAGCACAAGATCATAACCGATTATTGGTTAAAGAAAATGCGAATGTATGAGCAAAAAGATCATGTAGATCTAGTTGCGCATGCAAGTTATTCCATTGCTATTGGAAAAGATGAGATTCCTTATTTTTCCAAATTAACTAATGAAAAAGAAATAGTAGAATTTACTGTTCTTCTAACAATATTTGGTATTCTTTTAAAGCGACACTTTGATGAATGTCATTTGGTGTTTTCAAAACTACAGCAAGAACAAAATTCTGAAGTGTTATTTGTTTTGGATACTATTCAAAAAGAGTCTTTTAAGTCATATTTAAACAGCATAAAGAAAGAAGTACAGGAAACATACAAACATGCTCTTTACAATAAAAAACATGTGGAAACATTGTTGAGAGTAGAAAAAATAGAAGACTATTCTTCATTTGGTTTTATGTACTCACATCAAAATCAGCCAAAAAAATATCAGCTTCCTTTTCAGTTTTCAATATGTAAAAAAGAAAATTCGTATCAATTGACGTTGGCGTATAATGAAGATTTTATAGAACAACATGTTGCAGAAAATTTTGTAAACATATTCAAATTATGGTTAGTAAATCTAGAAGATCATATTTCGCAAAATATTGCTGAAATTCCTATCCTAACAGCTGGTGTAAAAGATAAATTATTATTTGAATTCAATGATGTCAATGAAAATCATGGAGGTTCTCCAACAATCATTGATCTTTTTGAAAAACAAGTAGCTAAAACTCCAAAAGCAATTGCTTTAACGTATCAAGATAAGGAGTTTTCATATGAAGACATTGAAAAACATGCCAATCAATTTGCACGTTACTTAATAGAAGTCAAAGGAATCAAATCGAATGACTTTGTTGGAGTCAAATTAGAAAGAACAGAACATTTAGTTATTGCGATATTGTCAGTGCTTAAAGCAGGCGCGACATATGTTCCTATTGATGTAAATTATCCAGAAGAACGTATTACCTACATAGAAAATGATAGTAATTGTGTATTTGTTATAGATGCTGAGAAACTATTAGAATTTTCTGAAATCAAAAATAATTATTTAAATACAAAAGTTGCTATCAATACGATAGCAAATGATTTAGCATACATTATATATACGTCAGGAACTACGGGGAATCCAAAAGGTGTAATGATTACACATTCAAATGCTGTACAAATGATTTTTTGGGCACAAAACGAATTTGATCTTGCTATTTTTGACGTCGTGTTCGCAGCAACTTCACATTGTTTTGACCTTTCAGTATTTGAAATGTTTTATACACTTTCTGTTGGAAAGAAAATAAGAGTCCTCAAAGATGCATTAGCAATTGCTGAATATTTACCAAAAGAAGAGAAAATACTTCTCAATACAGTTCCGTCAGCAATGCGAACAATTATTGACGGTGGATCTGATCTAAATAATGTTGTTGTCATAAATTTAGCCGGAGAACCATTTCCATTAGATATTGCTAGCAAGCTAACTAAAACCAATATCATTGTTAAAAATTTATACGGTCCATCAGAAGATACAACGTATAGTACAGCATATACATTACAAAACAAACCGTATAAAACCATTCCAATTGGAAAGCCTATTACAAATACGCAAGCATATATTTTAGATGAAAATTTAAAATTATTGCCAATCGGAGTTATTGGAAAACTATATTTAGCAGGAGCAGGAATTACGAAAGGATATTTAAATCGTCCAGAACTTACAGATGAAAAATACATTCAAAACCCATTTGCAACTGAAACACGCATGTATGATACTGGCGATTTGGCAAGATGGTGTCCAGATGGAAATATAGAATTTTTTGGAAGAAAAGATCATCAAGTAAAATTAAGAGGTTATCGTATAGAATTAGGAGAAATTGAAAATGATATTCTTCAATTCTCTGAAGAAATGTTAGGTGCTGTTGCTGCAGTAAAAACAGTGAAAAATGTACAAGTATTAGTAGGATATTATGCTTCTTTAATCAACATTGACAAATCAAAATTACGTGATTATTTAGCGGAAAAGTTGCCAGCATATATGATTCCTACTTATTTTATGCGACTCAAGGAAATTCCGCTGACGCCAAATGGTAAAGTAAACCGCAAGGCATTGCCTGACGTTTCACTGACAGGAATCATCAAAAAAGAGTTTGTTGCGCCAAGAAATACCGTTGAAGAAGAATTGGTTACAATCTGGCAAGAAGTTATTGGCGTATCACAAATTGGAATAAAAGATAATTTCTTTGAATTAGGTGGACACAGTTTAATGATTGCGCAAATCATTAACCGAATTTCTAAAGAAATGTGTATGAATGTACGTTACAAAACATTCCATACGCATCCAACTATTGAAGGAATTAGCAATGCTTTAGAAGAAGAACAATACACAGCAATTGAAACTTTTAATCTAGAAAAATATCCTGTAACAGCTTCGCAACATCGTTTATGGATGTTGAGTCAGTTGGAAGGCGGAATAGATGCATATAATATTACAGGAGCTTTACGATTAAAAGGAACGCTTCATATTGAAAACTTTGAAAAAGCGTTCAATCTTGTCATTGATCGTCATGAAATATTGCGCACTTATTTTGATACAGATTCAGAAGGAACATTGAGACAATACAGCATTCCAACAGAAGATTTTAATTTTAAAATATCTTTTAAAGATGTTTCAAACTCAGAAAATGCACTTCAAAAAGCAAATCAATACATAGATCATCAAATTACACAAGGATTTTCGTTATCCAAAGCACCATTAATAAGTGCTTCTTTAGTAAAAATCGAAAATAATGATGTGATCTTCTTTATTGCAATGCATCATATTATAAGTGATGGTTGGTCATTAGAAATATTTACATCAGAAGTATTACAGAACTACGAAAAGCTTCAGGCAAATACAGATATAATAACAGAAAAATTACGGATACAATTCAAAGATTATGCAGTTTGGTTAGATAAAAATGATACATCTGAAGCATTTAAAAATGCAAAAACATATTGGATGAAACAATTTGAAGGAGAATTGCCAATCCTTCAATTACCAAGTTATACAAAGCGTCCGACAACAAAAACCTATGCAGGAAATTACATAGAAGAGTCTTTCTCTGAAAATACATTAGTTCAGCTCAAAAACTTTTCTCAAAAGCATCAAGTTACATTGTTTATGACGTTAATGGCAGCGGTTAAAACGTTGTTGTCAAGATATAGCAATCAACAAGATATTATCGTTGGAACGCCAATTGCAGGAAGAGCGCATCCAGATTTGGAAAATCAATTGGGATTGTATTTAAATACGCTAGCAATTAGAACGTCTTTTGAAGAAGACAGTACTTTTAGTGACTTATTAAACAAAGAAAAACAGTTATTATTAGATGCGTATAATTATCAAAATTATCCTTTTGATCAACTAATAGAGCAATTACAACTTAAAAGAGATACTTCAAGATCGCCATTATTTGATGTAATGGTTGTATTGCAAAATCAGCAACAATCTGGTTTAAATACGATTAACGATATCGAAAACCTTTCTGTGGCAACGCATGAAATTACAAGAAATACAGCACAATTTGACATTGCATTCACGTTTTCAGAAAATGACAGATTGCAACTAGGAATACAGTACAATACAGATATTTACGATGAAAATTTTATTAAACATATTTTCATTCATTTAGAAAACATATTCAATCAAATAACTGCAACACCAGAAATAACACTTTCAAGTATAGATCTTACATCGGATGCCGAAAAAGAAGTATTACTTCATGTGTTTAACGCAACTGACAATATTATTCTAGATGAAGTTACGGTACTAGATTTATTTAAAGAACAAGTACTAAAATCGCCAAACGCGCTGGCAATTCAATGTGAAGGAAGAAAGATTACGTATGCAGAATTGGATGCGAAATCGAATGAATTGGCAAATTACATTCTCCAAAAAATAAATATTGCACCCAAAACGTTTGTTGCAATTCAACTAGAAAGAACAGAAAAATTGATCATTGCTGAATTGGCAATTCTAAAAACAGGAGCAGCGTATGTACCAATAGATATGGAATATCCACAGAATAGAGTGGATTATATTTTAAAGGATAGTAATGCAAAATTGAACGTTAACAATCAGTTTTTGATTGATTTTGAAAAGACTAAAAAAGACGCCAATCCTATTCAGAATTCTATTTTTAATGAACAATTAGCCTACTTAATCTATACGTCTGGTTCTACGGGAAAACCAAAAGGTGTGATGATTTCACATAAAAGCTTACTAAATCTGTGTTTTTGGCATCAACGAACACACAATGTGACATCGAAAAGTAATGCAACTCTTTTTGCAGGAATTGGGTTTGATGCTTCGGTTCTGGAAATCTATCCATACCTTATTTCAGGAGCTACATTATTTCCAATTCAAAAAGACGAAATTCGATTTGATATTTCGAAACTAGCAGCATTTTTCAAAGAAAATACAATCACACATGCGTACGTGCCAACGAGAGTTTGTCAAGACCTTATTGAGCAAGAAATAGAAGAACTACACACTAATATATTTACTGGCGGAGAAGCATTATCGTATTCAAAACCAACATCATTGCGTGTGTTTAATTATTATGGACCAACAGAAAGTACCGTAGTTGCTACATATTACAATTGTCAGGAAAAAGAAGTAGAAAATATACCTATTGGAAAACCTGTTGATAACACTAAAATATACATTTTAACAAAAGAAAATTCACTGCAACCTTTAGGAATTATTGGCGAATTGTGTATTTCAGGAGAAGGATTAGCGCAAGGTTATTTGAATAGTCCAGAATTAACTGCTGAAAAATTTGTTCCGCATCCAATAGAGAAAGGAAAACGATTATATAAAACAGGCGATTTAGCACGTTGGTTACCGAATGGAAATATAGAATTTGCAGGTAGAAAAGATACACAAATCAAAATTAGAGGTTTCCGTATTGAACTTGGCGAAATAGAGCAATCAATCAGAAACTACGCGAAAACCATAAGTCAAGTTCTCGTAATTGCGAAAGACATTCAAGGAGAAAAAAGGTTAATAGCATATTACATTTCATCGCAAGCAATTGAAAGTGAAAATCTCATCAAGTATTTAAAAGAAGAGATTCCTTCATACATGATTCCTCAATATTTTAAACAACTTGAATCAATTCCATTAACAGCAAATGGAAAAGTTGCTGTAAAAAAGCTTCCAGAAATTTCTAGCGAAGACGGAATCTTAAAAGCATATGTTGCGCCAACAAATGACATAGAAAAAAGCATTGCAGCAATTTGGGAGAAACTATTAGGACAAGAAAAAATAGGAGTTGATAATGACTTTTTTGAATTAGGCGGACATAGTTTATTACTGACCAAATTGTTAAACGCGTATCACAAAACGTTTAACGTTGCATTGCAACTCAAAGACGTATACGTACATACAAAATTGAAGCAACATGCTACCTTAATATCAGGTTTTGAAAAAACACAATACCAAGAAATTCCTAAACTTGCAACACAAGAACTTTACGAATTATCTCCGACACAAATGCGGTATTGGATGATTCACAAAATTCGAGGAAAATCGAGAGAGTTTAACATATTTACTACGTTTAACTTACCTGAGAATTTTGATATAACACTATTCAATGAAGCATTCAATGAAGTTTTAAAACGTCATGAAATCTTAAGAACTGTATATGTAGAATCTATTGGAAAAGCATCTCAAAAAATCATTTCGCATCAACTAGAAAAAATACCAACATACGCAACTTCAAACATTGCAAAAGAACAAGTTTTTCATCATGAATTTGATTTAGAATCATATCCATTATTCAAAACAGGAATTGTAACAGAAAATGGCGCATCTCAATTATTTTTCAACATTCATCATAGTATATGTGATGGTTGGTCTATGAATATTATTGTAAATGATGTCATGGAAATATATCATGCTAAAAAATCAAACACAAAGCCAAACATTAGCGAATTAAGTATTCAATACAAAGACTATGCAGCTTGGCAAAATAGTACAATGCTTTCAACTCAATTTGAGCAACAAGCAAACTATTGGAAAACAAAATTGAATGGCGATTTACCATATTTACAATTGCCTTATGATTTTAATACCAAAGTAAAAACTGCAAACACAAAAGCAGCGTATCATACAATTGCTATTGATGAAAAACTAAAACAAAAAATAGAAAAACTAGCAACAAAACATAACACAAGTGTCTTTACCATATTTGTTGCAACACTAAAAATTGTATTGAATAGACTAACATCTGAAAATGATATCATTATTGGAATTCCAGCGGCTAACAGAACTCACGAGCAACTAAAAGATGTTGTTGGTTGTTTTCTAAATACGTTGATGCTACGCGATACAATTGACAAAACTGGTACGTTTTCTAGCTTTCTGCAAAATGTGAACACAACAGTAATAGATGCGTTAGGAAATCAAAACTACTCTTTTGAACAATTGCTTGAAGAATTACATATACCAAAAGATTACAGCCGTTTCCCAATAAGTTCCGTATTTCTAAACATGTTAGACTTTGAAGCAAAAACGTTAGATACAATTACAAATTTTGAATCTGAACAAGGAGAAATAGAAGCTTCTCCAAAATTTGATTTTGAATGTTACATAAAAACTTTTCAAAACGGATTTACCATAAGAAGCGTATACAATAGCGAATATTTCAAAAAGGAAACTATTGTGTATTGGATGAATGAATTGGTGACTACATTAACACAAGTAGTAGAAAACCCTGCAACAATTATCAATGCGATTGACATATTTAACACACCTATACTTTCCGAACCAACTGTAAGACCAACAAACAACTTTACGTTTTTTGAAGCTACAGAAGTAACACAAAATATTGCGGCACGATTTGAAAACCAAGTTGAAAAATATCCAAACAATATTGCGGTTCACTGTAAAGACAAAAATATCAGTTACCGTAGTTTAAATAATTATGCGAATCAACTTGCGCAACACATACTTACCAACGTAACCAATAAAACCAAACGTATTGCATTACTATTAGGACATGATGAAAGATGTGTAATTGGAATGTTGGGTGTTTTAAAATCTGGTTACGGATATGTACCAATTGACATTAACAATCCAACAAACAGAATTGAATACATACTACAAGATTCTGATTGTAATGTGATCATTTGTAGCGATGACACACAAGAAAAAGCATTGCAATTACAAGCAATACAACCTGAATTGCGCATACTTACACTCTCAAAAAATCAGGAAGAAGTAGCAACAGCAAATCTGAATAAGTCAATTGCACCACAAACAGAAGCGTATGTTTTATACACTTCAGGATCAACAGGAATGCCAAAAGGTGTACTTCAAATTCAGAAAAACGTATTGCATTACATTCGTGTATACACCAACGAAGTACACATTTCTGAAAATGACAAACTAAGTGTATTCTCAACATATACATTTGATGCTTCTGTAAAAGATATCTACGGAGCCATCTTAAACGGTGCAACAGTATGTATTTATGATATTATCGAAAATGGATTACAACAATTACCAACTTGGTTAGCATTACAGAAAGTTACCATCATACACATGGTGCCAACGTTGTACAGGCATTTCATAAAAAGTTTACCAAAAGAAGAAAAAATACATACGGTTAGGCTGTTAGATTTAGGAGGAGAAGCTTGTTACAAATCGGATGTTGAACTTTTCAAAGAATATTTTCCAAAAGATGCATTTCTTATAAATGATTATGGTCCGACGGAAGCTACAATTGTTTCTCAAAAATTTGTGACGAACAACACAGAAATCACACGAAACAATTTGTCACTTGGAAAGCCAGTAACGGAAACAGAAGTGTTCATTTGGGATGAAGCCAATCATGAACTTGGAATCTATCAAGAAGGAGAAATTGTTTTTAAAAGCGAATATCTATCGTTGGGTTATCTCAATAAAGAAGAACAGACTAAAAAAGTATTTCTCGCTTCCGCAGATGGAAAAAGCCGCATCTACAAATCAGGAGATATCGGAAGAAAGCTTCCAAATGGAGAAATTGAATTCTTAAACCGAAGAGATTCACAAGTAAAACTCAACGGACAACGTATTGAGCTTTCAGAAATAGAATACCAACTAGAACAGCTTGAAAACATAAAACAAGTAGTTGTATTGGTGAATACTATCAACGAAACGGAATACTTAACGGCATATGTGCAAACTGTACAAACGATTACGATTACCGCAGAAGACATTAAGCGATTGCTAAACGAGCAACTGCCAAACTATATGATTCCTTCTATTTTTATGTTTATGGACGAGTTTCCACTAACTAGAACTGGAAAAATTAGCAGAAAAGAACTTCCGCTTCCAGAGCTTTCAAACTTAAAAACAAAAGAATATATAGCACCAGAAAACGAAACAGAACAAACAATAGTAAATATCATAGCTGAGGCATTATCCATTCCGTCAAAAGAAATTGGAATACATGACAGTTTCTTTGAATTGGGCGCAACTTCAATAAAAATACTAGAATTGACAAATCTTGTCAATCAAAAATTAGAAACAAAATTACGACCTATTGATTTTTTCCAATCGCCAAGTGTACACGCGATCACAAATAAAATTATTCATAATGATTCAAACATTGTGGACAAGGTAGAAGAAGACTTATCAGAAAAAGTAGATGAACTACTCGATCTAATCTAA
- a CDS encoding UpxY family transcription antiterminator: MRNLYNGWHVLYVKSRHEKKVYDFLSELSLEAYLPLIKTIKKWSDRKKVVHEPLFPSYVFVNLTSSLDFHKAFSVSGACAYIRFGKEYAIVTDKEVNQIKLLIGSKDVTDVVMGTQLPKVGEIKKINYGALSGLNCEVLKVGNVNKIIVQIESLQQNITASIPSYYFEGE; the protein is encoded by the coding sequence ATGAGAAATTTGTATAATGGGTGGCATGTCTTGTATGTAAAATCGAGACATGAAAAAAAGGTCTATGACTTCCTCTCGGAACTGTCATTAGAAGCCTATCTTCCATTAATAAAAACGATAAAAAAGTGGAGTGATAGAAAAAAGGTTGTACATGAACCTTTATTTCCTTCATACGTTTTTGTAAACCTTACATCTTCCTTAGATTTTCATAAAGCCTTCTCTGTGAGTGGGGCGTGCGCGTATATTCGTTTTGGTAAAGAATATGCAATAGTAACAGATAAAGAAGTCAATCAAATTAAACTTTTGATTGGATCTAAAGATGTTACAGATGTTGTAATGGGTACGCAACTTCCAAAAGTTGGTGAAATTAAAAAAATTAATTACGGCGCGTTAAGCGGATTAAATTGCGAAGTGCTTAAAGTGGGTAACGTCAATAAAATTATTGTACAAATAGAGTCATTACAGCAAAATATTACTGCAAGTATACCTTCGTATTACTTTGAAGGAGAATAA
- a CDS encoding radical SAM/SPASM domain-containing protein — protein sequence MQPKSTKPYTNESLQRFKEKIDFTRKCYTERLKDPTFATEVPREIGLKLTNRCDLRCTHCFQWNDEGFHRQLDKSEVKVQGDLDINIVKKLFEETRHTKSHFYLWGGEPMIYTYWNELVELLANDPRDTVVCTNGLSIKRKIDSLIKISDKLTTLVSVEGLEAQHDKLRGKGTFKKIMDNVDHLIDLQKKDVYKGHISIAAVFSEDLIPHLYECCEYFEEKGVDTLYFNFPWYIPEDEAQIMTDYYDENYSWLEKSRIKRKTWESFDFHIDMSKLNDLLAQINRILDKTWNIRIRFQPNLELHEIKGYLEGKSKAPSCKSTCLGISNRMDVMPSGSVVSCKKFTEFKMGNLHANSMKEVWHGETFNKFRETHNNELMPICAKCEILFSNGM from the coding sequence ATGCAACCAAAAAGCACGAAACCATATACAAATGAATCATTACAGCGATTTAAAGAGAAAATTGATTTCACTCGAAAATGCTATACGGAACGACTAAAAGATCCTACGTTTGCGACCGAAGTTCCACGTGAAATAGGTTTAAAACTAACCAATAGATGTGATTTGCGTTGCACACATTGTTTTCAATGGAACGATGAAGGTTTTCATAGACAATTAGACAAAAGCGAAGTAAAAGTTCAAGGAGATTTAGACATTAATATTGTCAAAAAACTATTTGAAGAAACACGGCATACAAAATCACATTTCTATTTATGGGGCGGTGAACCAATGATTTATACCTATTGGAATGAGTTGGTGGAACTATTAGCAAACGATCCTAGAGATACAGTAGTTTGCACGAATGGACTATCCATCAAACGAAAAATAGATTCGTTGATAAAAATATCTGATAAACTCACCACTTTGGTTAGTGTAGAAGGATTAGAAGCACAGCACGATAAATTAAGAGGAAAAGGTACTTTTAAAAAGATAATGGACAATGTCGATCATTTGATCGACTTACAAAAAAAAGATGTTTACAAAGGACACATTTCTATTGCAGCGGTATTTAGTGAAGATTTAATTCCGCATTTATATGAATGCTGTGAGTATTTTGAGGAAAAAGGAGTTGATACCTTATACTTTAACTTTCCGTGGTATATTCCAGAAGATGAAGCGCAAATTATGACCGACTATTATGATGAAAATTATTCATGGCTTGAAAAATCACGCATAAAAAGAAAAACATGGGAATCATTTGACTTTCATATAGACATGAGCAAATTGAATGATTTGCTTGCTCAAATTAATAGAATTTTAGATAAAACCTGGAATATTAGAATTCGTTTTCAACCAAATTTGGAATTGCATGAAATTAAAGGATATCTCGAAGGTAAATCTAAAGCGCCTTCATGTAAATCTACATGTTTAGGGATTTCAAATCGTATGGATGTAATGCCATCGGGAAGTGTAGTTTCATGTAAAAAATTCACTGAATTTAAAATGGGGAATCTTCACGCAAATTCCATGAAAGAAGTATGGCATGGAGAAACGTTTAATAAATTTAGAGAAACACATAACAACGAATTAATGCCTATTTGTGCTAAGTGTGAAATATTGTTTTCTAATGGAATGTAG
- a CDS encoding phosphopantetheine-binding protein, which produces MKEKFAIILSEILENTITPENIPEDVDLISYFEITSLNMIYLMLEIENVFDVEVNLEEVDVKTFFTYKSIKEFIEREQS; this is translated from the coding sequence ATGAAAGAAAAATTTGCAATCATCCTCTCCGAAATTTTAGAAAATACCATTACTCCAGAAAATATTCCGGAAGATGTTGATCTTATTTCCTATTTTGAAATAACATCACTCAATATGATCTATTTGATGTTAGAAATTGAAAATGTTTTTGATGTTGAAGTTAATTTAGAAGAGGTTGATGTAAAAACATTCTTTACGTATAAATCAATAAAAGAATTTATTGAGCGCGAGCAATCATAA